From a region of the Saccharomycodes ludwigii strain NBRC 1722 chromosome VII, whole genome shotgun sequence genome:
- the BAS1 gene encoding Bas1p (similar to Saccharomyces cerevisiae YKR099W | BAS1 | BASal), producing MAGEKVNKNITESSELTTTKNTTNKPQKRITVDALEISEKLGFTIHRKTNRVLWTEDEDQKVLNSVDEMVKNLGYARGLDYLKENPTMAPGVLEYLDWDLISKQHFLNNERRRGKDIKKRWNSTLDPNLKRGKWSKEEDDLLLKTYTKYGPHWLKISKEIPGRNEDQCSKRYVEALDPKLSEGRLRSWSLEEDLLLISMVKEHGTKWRTISTEMQSRPSLTCRNRWRKIITSVIRKRASKDIMEAVKNTGASLESIELGLNKKGQRKPADKEVNDLCKEDNVMSVGEHKHLLSRESHDILDGGNNDIVSGKNDKKKQQHFSTSKNEKAKTHFTNKLDNTMPEPILSPESTQAGKKIPRGIQINQNRNTTTPTIDKTQVELLNKSPSPSILDYKSQKCFVQLPKITNQTSPIDNNEKSYTNTDPNNHTPGLIGHKNLTAKNKGENKSGNTIIGNIAPTPDKMQWKYTLKDNMGYSLSNGVISSSELVNELIMEAKKNNLKISIHQHIHNHYGNHGNNTGTTDILFQSNETSPESINAGSTNNSINFMKNNTHANHEANLITGASPLASLDPLDGNNGFTSLTTTQFPQPTFPVSRPPSSLGGAPNTPKIMQDLQEMGISRHRHFKTLPPTVKPKLGSSDSSKLTDINRILNSNMSSSRCRRKNERKRRVSDNTKLGSESEGNTPVSSISSTNSAVNISLNTNIQGSFPEKRCKIHRIKNESKNISHRESRGSSSSHNLEEEEGPDFWESLRSLQPGPALNKDTENEDDSRLELFYQFFGPPETSTIYYSSAALNKKNMKVTEQTEDSEKGLDEDYLLPFNPS from the coding sequence atggctggagaaaaagtaaataaaaatatcaccGAATCCTCTGAACTCACCACTACTAAGAATACCACCAACAAACCACAGAAGAGAATAACTGTCGATGCATTAGAAATCTCGGAAAAATTAGGCTTTACAATTCATAGAAAAACAAACCGGGTATTATGGactgaagatgaagatcaaaaagttttaaactCTGTAGATGAAATGGTGAAAAACTTGGGATATGCACGTGGGTTggattatttaaaagagaATCCAACTATGGCACCTGGTGTCTTGGAGTATCTAGATTGGGATCTTATATCAAAGCAGCATTTCCTCAATAATGAGCGTAGAAGGGGGAAAgatataaagaaaagatggAATAGCACGTTAGATCCAAATTTGAAAAGGGGCAAATGGTccaaagaagaagatgatcTATTGTTAAAAACATACACCAAATATGGACCCCATTGGCTCAAAATTTCTAAGGAGATTCCAGGTAGAAATGAAGATCAATGTTCCAAAAGATATGTCGAGGCACTTGATCCCAAGCTATCTGAGGGTAGGCTTAGATCATGGAGTTTAGAAGAGGACTTGTTGTTAATATCCATGGTGAAGGAGCATGGGACAAAATGGAGGACGATATCGACGGAAATGCAGTCGAGGCCCAGTTTAACGTGTCGAAATAGGTGgaggaaaataataacaagtGTTATAAGGAAGAGGGCTTCCAAAGATATCATGGAAGCTGTTAAAAACACTGGTGCATCTTTAGAGAGTATCGAATTGGgattgaataaaaaaggtCAAAGAAAACCTGCTGATAAAGAAGTAAATGATCTTTGTAAGGAAGATAATGTTATGTCTGTTGGAGAACATAAACATCTACTTAGTAGGGAAAGCCATGATATACTGGATGGAGGGAACAATGATATAGTCAGCggaaaaaatgataaaaaaaaacagcaaCATTTTTCCACATCTAAGAACGAAAAAGCAAAGACGCattttacaaataaacTGGATAATACCATGCCTGAGCCGATATTATCTCCAGAATCCACACAGgcaggaaaaaaaatacctaGAGGCATTCaaattaatcaaaataGAAATACAACAACTCCAACTATTGATAAAACCCAAGTggaattattaaacaaatcgCCATCTCCAAGTATTTTGGACTATAAATCCCAAAAATGTTTTGTCCAGTTACCGAAAATTACCAACCAAACATCTccaattgataataatgaaaaaagttatACCAACACAGACCCTAATAACCATACACCTGGTCTTATTGGTCATAAAAATTTGACcgcaaaaaataaaggggAAAACAAAAGTGGCAATACTATAATTGGGAACATTGCCCCCACTCCCGACAAAATGCAATGGAAATATACTTTAAAAGATAACATGGGATATTCACTTTCAAATGGGGTTATTAGTTCTTCGGAATTGGTGAATGAATTAATAATGGAGGCTAAAAAGAATaacttaaaaatatcaattcATCAACATATACATAATCATTATGGTAATCATGGCAATAACACAGGAACCACGGATATTTTGTTCCAAAGCAATGAAACGTCGCCTGAATCTATAAACGCAGGATCAACTAATAACTCTATCAATTTTATGAAAAACAATACGCATGCTAATCATGAAGCAAATTTAATTACTGGGGCCTCTCCTTTAGCGAGTTTAGACCCTCTTGATGGTAACAATGGATTTACCTCACTTACCACGACACAATTTCCACAACCAACATTTCCAGTTAGTAGACCACCAAGTTCTCTGGGTGGGGCTCCAAACACACCTAAGATTATGCAGGATCTACAAGAAATGGGAATAAGCAGACATAGACATTTCAAGACACTACCGCCAACTGTCAAACCCAAATTGGGATCATCTGATTCTTCTAAATTGACAGATATTAATAGGATTTTAAACTCTAATATGTCAAGTAGTAGATGTCGAAGGAAGAATGAACGGAAGAGACGGGTAAGTGACAATACCAAACTAGGGTCTGAATCTGAGGGAAATACACCTGttagtagtattagtagtaCTAATTCTGCTGTCAATATCTcattaaatacaaatattcaGGGATCTTTTCCTGAGAAAAGATGTAAAATTCATAGAATTAAGAATGaatctaaaaatatttcacaTCGTGAATCTAGAggatcatcttcatcacaTAATTtggaggaagaagaaggacCTGATTTTTGGGAGAGCTTACGTTCTTTGCAGCCCGGTCCAGCTTTAAACAAAGACACTGAAAATGAGGATGATTCAAGGTTGGAGCTGttttatcaattttttggGCCGCCAGAGACTTCTACTATTTATTATTCCTCAGCGgcattaaacaaaaaaaatatgaaggTTACAGAGCAAACTGAAGACTCTGAAAAAGGATTGGATGAAGATTACCTTTTACCATTTAATCCGAGTTAA
- the COA1 gene encoding Coa1p (similar to Saccharomyces cerevisiae YIL157C | COA1 | Cytochrome Oxidase Assembly) codes for MLCFKNQLTKRVILNGSKIHTSKWLSFPLKNSYSQITKRTLFTTIPTLTQSPGTLPPINDKLEESNTKKKRPMTVNDTLPDPFKDKLKNRVQFIVFVVTTTIALLCLFNYEKTQSPIVTNTLYQLRRSQRIRELLGNNIDFEGLFPWVFGELNQVAGKINITFYVKGTKGVRGTVRLVADKNNEFNELFIKDWSITIGNEKINLVDEEENAKIE; via the coding sequence ATGctatgttttaaaaatcaattaaCTAAAAGGGTGATATTGAATGGTAGTAAAATCCATACATCAAAATGGTTATCATTTCCTTTAAAGAATAGCTATTCCCAAATTACAAAAAGGACTTTGTTTACCACTATTCCAACTTTGACACAGTCACCTGGAACTTTACCGCCTATCAATGATAAATTGGAAGAatcaaatacaaaaaaaaaacgtcCAATGACTGTGAATGATACTTTACCAGACCCCTTCAAAGATAAGCTCAAGAATAGAGTCCAATTTATTGTATTTgttgttactaccactataGCTTTGTTATGTTTGTTTAATTACGAGAAAACACAATCTCCAATTGTCACAAATACACTATACCAATTACGTAGATCACAAAGAATTAGAGAGTTGTTGGGTAACAATATTGATTTCGAGGGATTGTTCCCTTGGGTTTTTGGTGAATTGAACCAAGTTGCTgggaaaataaacattACTTTTTATGTTAAAGGTACCAAAGGTGTTAGAGGAACAGTCAGATTGGTTGCTGACAAGAACAATGAATTTAACGAGCTTTTCATTAAAGACTGGAGTATTACTATaggaaatgaaaaaattaatttggTCGATGAGGAGGAAAATGCCAAAATTGAGTAG
- a CDS encoding uncharacterized protein (similar to Saccharomyces cerevisiae YKR100C | SKG1 | Suppressor of lethality of Kex2 Gas1 double null mutant (paralog of YIL158W | AIM20)) has protein sequence MGTSTSVTVGCAIGIPCAVAVVLALAFWIKMQERFKKELREDDGHSLNGDLVISNINDLKEYYNNNNNSTQQMLDDTDDHKTDSIIKPNNTLKRSSSSRYVPAYRRNMVKNMYEQYYPTNFNSNEELKLGNHTDNSTENINNAENKNNPPENNKQHMIMNNSILYDTYVPIFKDTDKDSIALDTLSKDPEQQHHTSQLTTPYTSTENMLVRNLNSQDYGNYYPRHPSTSSHNLQKVGSYPSLKDSSSITRHNSYKMQTKSSIRNLKKHDDNVSSTTYLVPDHTSGSNSSKIRDNFNDKRESIFDDENQISDNLSIQSSLRENSNPVIGPVGDHNIEQASTIEEEDQYENDYTNYSQNKKDFIDSLRPKI, from the coding sequence atggGAACCAGTACATCAGTAACTGTTGGCTGTGCTATAGGTATTCCATGTGCTGTAGCAGTGGTACTCGCCTTGGCattttggataaaaatgcaagaaagatttaaaaaggaaTTACGAGAAGATGATGGTCATAGTCTGAATGGTGATTTAGTGatatcaaatataaatgatctgaaagaatattataacaataataataatagcacaCAACAAATGCTAGATGACACAGATGACCATAAAACAGATTCTATTATTAAGCCAAATAATACACTGAAAAGATCATCTTCCTCTAGATATGTCCCCGCGTATAGAAGAAATATGGTCAAAAACATGTATGAGCAATACTATCCCACTAATTTTAATAGCAATGAAGAACTCAAACTCGGAAACCATACTGATAATAGTacagaaaatataaataatgcTGAGAACAAGAATAATCCCCctgaaaataacaaacaGCATATGATCATGAATAACTCAATCTTATATGATACATATGTTCCAATATTCAAAGATACAGACAAAGATTCTATTGCCCTAGATACACTCTCAAAAGATCCGGAACAACAGCATCACACCTCACAACTTACAACTCCTTATACTTCTACGGAAAACATGTTAGTTCGGAATTTAAACAGCCAAGATTATGGAAACTACTATCCAAGACACCCATCTACCTCATCACACAATCTACAAAAAGTTGGGTCTTATCCATCTTTAAAAGATTCCTCGTCAATAACACGACATAACAGCTATAAGATGCAGACGAAATCTAGTATAcgtaatttgaaaaaacatGATGATAATGTCTCTTCTACAACATATTTGGTCCCAGATCATACTTCTGGTAGCAACTCGTCCAAAATACGTGATAATTTTAACGATAAGAGGGAAAGCAtttttgatgatgaaaacCAAATATCCGATAATCTTTCGATCCAATCCTCACTGAGAGAAAATAGTAATCCGGTTATAGGACCCGTTGGAGATCATAACATTGAGCAAGCTTCCACAATAGAGGAAGAAGATCAGTATGAAAATGATTACACGAATTATTCACAGAATAAAAAGGACTTCATCGATAGCTTGAGAcccaaaatataa